ACCAGCTCCAGAAGAAACCATTGAATCAGTCCGACAGAtatcattactgagcagaactcctgatcgGATAaagaaacgacccaaacagaggagaggaaggaaacattcagacaCCCTAACCCTGCAGTCGGTCTTTCTGACTTTAACGGGAGAAAACGGCTGATGTTGCTGCGTTCACTCAGTGACGCCGTCGTGTTTGTTATACATGTTCAGCttctttgtgctgcaggttGTTGGTCCACCACGGTGCTCTGATCGACCCAGAATATGAATGCTAACAGCTGGGGGGTCGTACTGGACTGAAATGGGTCTCTAACTGGGAGCGTCCTGTGGCTTTTATTTACTGTATTGATCACAGTGGATGTTTCGGCAGCAGTGTGGACGTTAACGGGCCCTTGAGGCGCTGCTGTTGTCAGGAAGGAGATGAATATGCTCGGCTCACCTCGCCGGTCTCATCGACCCGTTTCTGACGCTCCGCTCCACTCACACCTCTGAGAGTCTAAGTCTCAGCTTGTTGATTTACAGATGTTGAACggaatttcatttaatgaagTTTCAATCAAGTGAAAAAGTAAAGAGGACGAAGAAGCGAAGGATTGTGGTTGTTATCTTTCAGTCTGGCTCAGCTTTTGTCATCAGCAGTTGTTGAGTTGTTGAGTTGTGTTAGAGAAGTTTGGATATTGAtcaatgtttttgtgtcacaAGCCGTCGCTACAGAAACTCTCCTGAAGTGTTGGGGCCACGTAGCATAACACAAAcctccttcacacacactcagtgtgcgtaaacacaaacacacaaatacacaaagtcCTAAAATAAGTGCTGGTGGATCTGATGTTATTCTTGGCTGCTGCTTTGCTTCCTGATTTACCTCCACAGGAAGTTAATCTTCAGTAAGCAGCTTTTGGAACCTGCTGACTCAGCACCGGACCGGGTCAGTGGTGGTTCTGTGGAGGTCAATGGTGGTTCTTTGGTGGTTCTGTGGTGGTTCTGTGGAGCTCTGTGGTGGTTCTGTGGAGGTCAGTGGTGGTTCTTTGTGGGTTCTGTGGTGGTtctgtggaggtctgtggtggttctgtggaggtctgtggtGGTTCTGTGGCGGTtctgtggaggtctgtggaggtctgtggtggttctgtggaggtctgtggtGGTTCTGTGGCGGTtctgtggaggtctgtggaGGTTCTGTGGTGGTTCTGTGGAGGTTCTGTGGAGGTCAGTGGTGGTTCTTTGTGGGTTCTGTGGTGGTTCTGTGGAGCTCTGTGGTGGTtctgtggaggtctgtggtggttctgtggaggtctgtggtggttctgtggtggttctgtggaggtctgtggaGGTTCTGTGGTGGTTCTGTGGAGGTTCTGTGGAGGTCAGTGGTGGTTCTTTGGTGGTTCTGTGGTGTTCTTTGGTGGTTCTGTGGAGCTCTGTGGTGGTTCTGTGGAGGCCTGTGGTGGTTCTGTGGAAGTTCTGTGGTGGTTCTGTGGTGGTTCTGTGGAGGTTCTGTGGAGGTTCTGTGGTGGTTCTGTGGAGGTCAACAGGAAGCAATGAGGACCTGAGcctgtcttctgattggctgaataaACCAACCGACTCAGGATGGTTGGTTAAAGAGGGCGGGGCTTTGAGGCGTGGCTGAGGGCGGTGACTGCttagttgtgacatcacaaagtcccagaagtcctgatggctggttcaggttcaggttctgaatccagactgtgagggtttaatacagaacctggagCTGATCCAGGATTGGACCAGATGGACCTTTAAAGGTAGTAAAGTCAACACTAAGTTATTTATGATTATATTTGTggctttttgttccttttggGTCTcatggtttgttgttgttgtcgtcactTTATGGCCTTTTTGTGCTCATGTGTGTTCATCAGTCAAAGCAGACGGACGAGGTGATGGCAGGCTGATGTGTTCGGCTCGTCATTTGACCCTCCACGCTGACTTTATTACCCTGTTTTCTGCCCCGTGGTATTTCCGCAGTTAGCTAAATGCCCGCAGGAGTTGGCATGCTCAGGAAACCTGGTGTGTGTTTCAAAGTGTGATATGATATGTTCCCTTAAAGGAGACACACATTGTGCGTTTGAACAACAGCCAGCAGCTGTTAATCACTTTCAGGTTTCAAGTGTGAGTTGTGTCgacaagaaacacacaacatcctGAGAGAAAAGGACCAACAACTGCGGTGTGATCAAGTCAGAACAGtttgtcagggttagggtttttgtGTGTCATGGCAGTTGTTTGTCATCTCACTGTGGTCATTTTGGAGCAGGCAACTTTTCATACCACTTGTCTTTTTGTGGTtggtgtgtgtcatttttgtttgCCATCCCATTGTGTtcggttttgttgtgtttttgcctcAGACTAATGTCTGAAGTTCATCCAGGTGTATTTGTGTTGCTTCCAAAGATGCAACGAAACAGAAATTCACAACTTGCATCAGTGTGTGGTCACGCTGTGCTGCGGTGTGTTAGTTGTGTGCATAGCCACGGcagatgtgttgctgctgtttataATGGAGAAGAAGGAGGTGTGTGCTCttgtgtcatttcctgtcagaGCCGCCTCGCAGGACGAGCAGCTGagctgtgagtgtgagaggtAGACACGCACAGGAAGGGCAGCTTGCTCTGATTCTCTGTGGACATgttggtgagtgtgtgtctgcgctgaCTGACTTCAGCTCGTGTTGTGAGTCTCTAACGGCAGCCTGTTTTCTCCTGACAGGGCATCGGCGCTGCCGGCTCCTCCGCCGCCGTCTCAGGGATGTACAAGCTGGAGATCGAACTCAGGAGAGGACACAACCTGGCCATCCGAGACCGAGGAGGTacgctgttgttgttttgttgtcgttgttgttgttgctgttgttggtggCTGTGTGACGGTCGGGTCTCCTCAGGCAGCAGTGATCCCTACGTCAAGTTCAAGCTGGCGGGGAAAGAAGTTTTCAGGAGCAAAACCATCCACAAAAACCTGAACCCGGTCTGGGAGGAGAAGACCACTTTGGTCGTGGACAGTCTGAGTGAACCGCTGTATGTGAAggtaaagacacacacacagacacacacacacaaacacacacacacactgtcctaaTCACCGTCCTCGTTTTGCTCTTCAGGTGTTTGACTACGACTTCGGTCTTCAGGACGACTTCATGGGGTCAGCTCATCTCTACCTGGAGTCTTTGGAGCAGCAGAGGTGTGACGTTTTTTGTGTTCCCCTCTCAGGTTGTGTAGCTGCAGCTGATCATTGTCGGACTCACAGCTCCAGTGAAGCTTGTTCTGATTCCAGCCGCAGAGGCTGATCTCAGGACCTGCTGAAAACTGATAAAGGGTCATTCCAGCCAATTACTGAACAGCTGAAAATGTGGCGACCTCCGCGGTAATTTGATGGCCTGCGATGTGTGTTTCAGGATGATCCCTGTAACTCTGGTCCTGAAGGATCCGCAGCACCCGGACCAGGACCTGGGCTGCCTGGAGCTGGCTGTCAACCTGACGCCTAAAGAGAGTCCCATCGAGGAGCGACGAGACTCCACGGTACCCCCCCCCAGTTTCTAATTCCCTTCATGGATttgctcattttaaaacatctcTTTTGGCGTTTGGGCTTCAGGAGAATGAACCCTCTTTGTCCAAACATGAAGGTTTCACGTTACACGACGTTCTATGTTTCTTTGTGACATCTTATTAATATAGAATCTGTCAGCGGATATCATGAATTTTTGATTCCACGCGTCGTGTCAGAATGAACGCTGTCTCAGATGTCTGTCAGCATTGTGGCAATAACGATCTCTGTGGTCTTGCacttgtttcctgcagcagagggaggtTAAGACATATCGGTGGAAGCCATATGTGAGAAAAGTGAGTGTGGTGGTGATCAGGCTCTTAGTGATTTCCTTCAGCTCGCCCCTCGCTCACTGTTTCCTACTTTACCTCTTAGTGTGGTGAAAAGCCTTTCCCTCAGAGAGCAGATTTATTACTGTCTAATGGGCAGCGCCTCGTTCCTCTGGCTTCTCTGCACACATTGATGTAATTGATTTAGTTCCAGCTGAATTTtatagtttttaatatttagtttgagttcacttcctgctttccatgatgaagccttttggttttatcttctagctgcagcttttctgatgaaaataaacacaagctgTTGCAAAATCTTCCCTCGTCACCGACACCACGGTGTTATATAAGCTATATATTTAATGTGAACCGtccaaattttcattttgaagagCTCATTTCCATCAGATGATGagtttgtgattttaaaaatcaGAAACCATCAGAGTGTAGTTCATCTCCTCTGATACATAAACAATATTAATACATTAAGGTTTTTGTGTAACTGacttttattaacatttttattatataatgtTTTTTCTATTAAAGTCCTTCTTTCGTATCTAAGCTGTATATCAAATATATACAGCTTATATCAAAGCTCACGCTCAGTTTCTTCTGGATTGGCCTCAGACATTAAGAAGGACGACGAAGATATTAAACACACCTCTGCTTCATGATTTATTCACTGTATGACTTATTCATAGTCTGAgtctgacagagaggaggaggggaggtgaAGGTGTGAGTGGAGCTCTGCTTCTTTAAATCTGttcagagaaacagcaggaaagtCTCCAGAGGCCgcccctcctcttcatcaccttTAGACCCTCCTAGTGGCTGATATCACCTGATGGAAGAAGGTTTTGTCGGTTTTCTTGTGTCCCTGCTGGGCTCAGTTGAAATAATGTGTTCTGATGTATGTTCAGACAATGCTGCTGAGGAGATCCTGGAAACGATCCACTAAGGTAATTCCTCccatcttcatcaccttcatcatcgCCTGCCTGTCCCGACATCTTCATGTCAGTCAGCTTTCTGTCATCGTCCTGTTTATTCTGCGTTCACACGGATCATCGACACGTTGTTGTGCTTTCAGCCTCCTAAAGTTCTGATCCGGTGCCCGTTCTTCAGCCCATCCTAAAAACGAAAACAATTCATGCCTGTGTTAAAGCAGCTCCTCTCAAAGTGAACTCATGGAGATCTTTGTGTTCACTGGAGTCATGTGATCTGTAAATTCAAACAGCGATTTAGATTTCAGCTTTCCGGCCGTTGACTTTcaaacagagcagacagaaTCTCTGACCTTCAGTAGTTTGTCTTTTCATGAGATTTATTGTGTGAGGAAGAAAATTGAACAAACAGATTTCACTCACTCAAACGGATCAGAACAATTCACAGGACATGAAGAAGCTTTATTTCCTGTCACGTGATAACTAAaattcagagtgtgtgtgtgcaccagcagcagcagtcgtTGCGTCTCTCGGAGCTCCATCGGAAGTCTCAGCTCTGGCGAGGGATCGTCAGCATCGCGCTGATCGAAGGTCGAAACCTGATCCCCATGGACCCCAACGGACTGAGTGACCCGTACGCCAAGTTCAGACTGGGACCGCAGAAGTACAAGAGCAAGGtcggtgacctctgacctctgagggGGTGGCTGTTGTGAGAAGTAAAACAGTTCTTATTAGTGTTTCAACAAATAACATCacaccttgtgtgtgttcagactgTTCCAAAGACTCTGAGTCCGCAGTGGAGGGAACAGTTTGACCTGCACCTGTATGAGGAGACCGGGGGGATTTTGGAGATCACAGTTTGGGACAGAGACACGGGGAGGAGGGACGACTTCATGGGACGGTCAGTCAGATATTGGAGGACGTTTTCGTCCTCTCCAAACTAAACCTCAGCGATGTTTCATCTTTGGTGTTTCTGTTTAatatttgctgctgtttgaccCTGTGTGGACTGTCTGTCGTCCAGATGCCAGTTGGATCTTGCTCCTCTGGCCAAAGAGCAGACCCATCACCTGGAGCTTCCTCTGGAGGACTCCCGGGGCGTCGTCGTCCTGCTGCTCACGCTGACCGCCTCGGCCCACGTCTCCATCGCCGACCTGTCCGTCACGCCGCTGGATGACCCGCAGGAACGCAGGGAGATTCTCAAGAGATACGTAAGCGGCATTAATAACCAAAaggtgtttcaggtggatcTTCTCAGTGAAGGTGTTTGACGTTTGCGGCGTTGCTCCCTCCGCAGGGCGTCCTGAAGTCCTTCTCTAATTTAAAGGACGTGGGCATCGTGCAGGTGAAGGTGCTGAGAGCTGAAGGACTGATGGCTGCAGACGTCACCGGTGAGAGAAACGATGCTCGCTGCTGGAGCTCACACTGAGTGCGATTCTTTCTGCTCATGCAGCGGATGGTTTCTGCAGGTAAGAGCGACCCGTTCTGTGTGCTGGAGCTCAACAACGAcagactgcagacacacaccgtTTACAAGAACCTCAATCCAGAGTGGAACAAAGCCTTCACCTTGTGAGTGAGCTCAAGGTgttctacagctgatctgaagtttctatctttacctgattctttggagcagtaatgatgattGTCCACGTCTCTGTCAACACAAGCTTGTCCTCGCTCACATCACTGATATTAATTGTCGGACGTGTCAACGTTGTCTCGTCCTCAGTAACGTGAAGGACGTCCACTCCATCCTGGAGGTCACAGTGTTTGATGAGGACAGAGACCGGAGCGCCGACTTCCTGGGAAAAGTCGCCATCCCCTTATTACATGTGAGTGTCGGgacagagcgtgtgtgtgtgtgtgtgttcatgagttCATCCGACAGACCTACAaacacagtgttgtgtgtttcagtgtgcgTACAGTCTCTggatgtgtgttgtgtctgtcaGGTCCGTAACGGGGTGCAGAAGGCGTACGTGTTGAAGAACAAGGAGCTGACGGGTCCGACCAAAGGAGTCATCTACCTGGAGGTGGACGTCATCTACAACACGGTCAGTGCTTTTTGTTGctcttattgtttttgtgttcgtCCACAGCAGGTGTGAGTTCCCGtcttttgtctctgcaggtcAAAGCTGCTCTGAGGACTTTGGTCCCTGCAGAACAGAAATATATTGAGGAGGAGCCAAAGGTCTCCAAACAGGTTGGTTCATTCATCCAGATGAagtgaaggtcaaaggtcacgatGTCAGGTGACGCAGCAGGTTCTTTGTGCcgttcagctgctgcagcagaacttCAACCGTGTGAAGCGTTGCATCATGGTCCTGATCAGCTACGGCACGTACATCAACAGCTGCTTCGAATGGGAGTCTGCACAGAGGAGCATCATCTCCTTTGTGGtaggaagacacacacacatctggctTCTCtgtgcttcaaaataaaagcacttccTGTCATCACTGTAGCAGCACCAGCAGACTTACCAAGCCagttttatatgaaaaataaaacgcACTGCTCTGATCATTTAGATATTACGTCCTGTTTTCAGCAACATATCGGTCCTTAAAGGCATCATAAAGTTGAGTCCTTGGTTCCTTTCcttgctccctccctcctctcagcTCTTCGTGGTGGTCGTCTGGAACTTCGAGCTTTACATGCTTCCTTTGgctttactgctgctgctggtctgcaacttcttcttctcctccagcagagACCTGGCTGACATGGTGAGGAAACACATTTATCAATCTGCCTTATTATTGTGTGGCAGTTTAATTTGCCTGTCTGCTTAAATAGTAACagatacaacaacaaaaacatgaaaacaatgatgATAGATCTGACGGTCTGTACGTTTGAATTTCTATTAAATTAAAGTTCATATTTTGTCTTCTCATCTTATTTTATAAACCGTTTTTAAAAGGGATTTATAGATCTTACAGaaataaagggttagggttatgcaTCTTGGAGTAAATGATGGGACAATTATTTagttattatttagtttttcatttattcatgaacAGAAAGCACCGAAAAGTTCTGTCTCCGTCTCAGTCAGTGTTGTCCAGCAGAGGGAAGCACAGATCTGGAAATCAAACTGAgtgcagctgtcagtgtttggagctttttctgtgttcttacattttaaaaagtggaatgaaaatctaaatgtgcattttttatttttatttatttttttatttttttacacaatttaGTCAATTTTGTTCTTTGATTCCGTCTGCAGTCGATGGAGGCCATGTTTGAGTGGGAGGATGACGAGGAGGATAAAGACGAGAAGGTGGTGACGTTATAAAAGTGCTGTAATATTGACCAGGGGATTGcaatctatgggaaaatgctgATCTTTCCCTCCGTCCCTTTCAGGACTCAGAGCACAAAGGTTTCATGGACAAACTGTACGCCATCCAGGACGTGTTCATCAGCGTGCAGAACGCCCTGGACGAGGTGGCATCCTACGGAGAGAGAATCAAGAAGTGAGTATCTGTGATGCCATGAAAGAGGGGAGGAGCCTAGAAAACACATGACCGCGGCCTCAGTGAAACAGAGCGGATATTTGGGTGTCACACTGAACCACCATCACCAGATCCACATCTCCACTTTCTGTTTGGTCTCACCAGTCAGCAATCAGACGATAACACAGATGTTTCAGACCTCGACAAAACTACAGACAGGCCACAACAATAAATCTCAACGCaaagaggaataaataaaataataaaacaacaaattcagtttcatacatacatttcttcagtttctcttctatttacagagaaatgcagTTTTGAATCAGCTTCAACCTTTCAGTCTCATCAGcagctcttcttctgctcctgcAGCACGGGGAACTGGACAGTGCCTTTTCTCAGCTGGCTGGCGATCGCTGCCTTATGTTTGGCCACACTTCTTCTCTACCTCATACCGCTGCGATACCTGGTGCTGGCCTGGGGTGAGTCCTGActtcacacatgaacacagacgAAGTTCATTATTCACACCTGCTCAAACCTCCTGGTTTTCTTTCGGCCGTAGGTGTAAACAAATTCACCAAGAAGCTTCGTGACCCCTACATGATTGACAACAACGAGCTTCTGGACTTCCTGTCCAGGGTTCCCTCTGATGTCCAAGTGGTGGGTGAAGGATGCACATGAAATAAATTCATACATATATTTTAACAGTTAGGCCCTCTGTGACTTTGTTTGGCTCAGAAACAatgacagagaaataaacaagtttaaataaaactgagctgAAGGATCCAAACGAACCCGGAGAAAACTGGATCGTCTGTTTTAGGACTTCACTGAATCAACAAACATCTAATAAACCTAttcacttttctctctgtagGGCCAAACTCAAGTCTGAGTCAgtcgtttgtgtgtttgtctaactgtgtgtgtgcgcgtctgtttgtgttgttgttgttgttgttgttgttggacaGATGCAGTATCATGAGCTGAAGGTCGAACCTGGACAAAGTCCCAGCAAGCGCAGGAGGACCAACCTGAGCTGACGTCTCTGCTGCATCGCTGCCCTGCAAACATTTCAGCTGTAAACAGTGTAAATGaccttatttatatatttcttgtATATTTTTGGTTAATACGAAAAAGattgcattgtttttgttttgttttgttactgtGGAAGgacacagatttattttctaaatcttATAAGGAAATACTTCACAgatgtttttaatcattttactttcACAGTGTAAACATGAATTACATCAGTTCTAATGTTTGTGATGTACGTGTGTCCGAAGGCTCTGCATGCATGAAGGTGATCTCCTGTGCGCTGTaagggtttattttttattttaaactggaTGTCTCGTCTGTGTCTGATAATTATAGAGCTGCATGTTTCACTGTAGGAGAACATTTATACAAAGACATCAAATAAGTCTGATCTGGCAAAGCTAAACTCTGCATG
This sequence is a window from Echeneis naucrates chromosome 12, fEcheNa1.1, whole genome shotgun sequence. Protein-coding genes within it:
- the mctp1b gene encoding multiple C2 and transmembrane domain-containing protein 1 isoform X1, which codes for MERVDRDQNESGSSQNTMWKQIQARAKPLLSPKLGGRDPEDRKDRGGLWVFKRMRRKEPSVLDRVISSSQPDLLFSSGPDVAPLGRDGPQLSVSKPTVAQLVQSHHKSSSLGSACLDKLAGSPAEEPAEEPAEEPAEEPAEEPARCGGEEATAAAAGAHLDHPDLPDHPEKKQGIGAAGSSAAVSGMYKLEIELRRGHNLAIRDRGGSSDPYVKFKLAGKEVFRSKTIHKNLNPVWEEKTTLVVDSLSEPLYVKVFDYDFGLQDDFMGSAHLYLESLEQQRMIPVTLVLKDPQHPDQDLGCLELAVNLTPKESPIEERRDSTTMLLRRSWKRSTKQQQSLRLSELHRKSQLWRGIVSIALIEGRNLIPMDPNGLSDPYAKFRLGPQKYKSKTVPKTLSPQWREQFDLHLYEETGGILEITVWDRDTGRRDDFMGRCQLDLAPLAKEQTHHLELPLEDSRGVVVLLLTLTASAHVSIADLSVTPLDDPQERREILKRYGVLKSFSNLKDVGIVQVKVLRAEGLMAADVTGKSDPFCVLELNNDRLQTHTVYKNLNPEWNKAFTFNVKDVHSILEVTVFDEDRDRSADFLGKVAIPLLHVRNGVQKAYVLKNKELTGPTKGVIYLEVDVIYNTVKAALRTLVPAEQKYIEEEPKVSKQLLQQNFNRVKRCIMVLISYGTYINSCFEWESAQRSIISFVLFVVVVWNFELYMLPLALLLLLVCNFFFSSSRDLADMSMEAMFEWEDDEEDKDEKDSEHKGFMDKLYAIQDVFISVQNALDEVASYGERIKNTGNWTVPFLSWLAIAALCLATLLLYLIPLRYLVLAWGVNKFTKKLRDPYMIDNNELLDFLSRVPSDVQVMQYHELKVEPGQSPSKRRRTNLS
- the mctp1b gene encoding multiple C2 and transmembrane domain-containing protein 1 isoform X2 is translated as MERVDRDQNESGSSQNTMWKQIQARAKPLLSPKLGGRDPEDRKDRGGLWVFKRMRRKEPSVLDRVISSSQPDLLFSSGPDVAPLGRDGPQLSVSKPTVAQLVQSHHKSSSLGSACLDKLAGSPAEEPAEEPAEEPAEEPAEEPARCGGEEATAAAAGAHLDHPDLPDHPEKKQGIGAAGSSAAVSGMYKLEIELRRGHNLAIRDRGGSSDPYVKFKLAGKEVFRSKTIHKNLNPVWEEKTTLVVDSLSEPLYVKVFDYDFGLQDDFMGSAHLYLESLEQQRMIPVTLVLKDPQHPDQDLGCLELAVNLTPKESPIEERRDSTQQQSLRLSELHRKSQLWRGIVSIALIEGRNLIPMDPNGLSDPYAKFRLGPQKYKSKTVPKTLSPQWREQFDLHLYEETGGILEITVWDRDTGRRDDFMGRCQLDLAPLAKEQTHHLELPLEDSRGVVVLLLTLTASAHVSIADLSVTPLDDPQERREILKRYGVLKSFSNLKDVGIVQVKVLRAEGLMAADVTGKSDPFCVLELNNDRLQTHTVYKNLNPEWNKAFTFNVKDVHSILEVTVFDEDRDRSADFLGKVAIPLLHVRNGVQKAYVLKNKELTGPTKGVIYLEVDVIYNTVKAALRTLVPAEQKYIEEEPKVSKQLLQQNFNRVKRCIMVLISYGTYINSCFEWESAQRSIISFVLFVVVVWNFELYMLPLALLLLLVCNFFFSSSRDLADMSMEAMFEWEDDEEDKDEKDSEHKGFMDKLYAIQDVFISVQNALDEVASYGERIKNTGNWTVPFLSWLAIAALCLATLLLYLIPLRYLVLAWGVNKFTKKLRDPYMIDNNELLDFLSRVPSDVQVMQYHELKVEPGQSPSKRRRTNLS
- the mctp1b gene encoding multiple C2 and transmembrane domain-containing protein 1 isoform X3; translated protein: MERVDRDQNESGSSQNTMWKQIQARAKPLLSPKLGGRDPEDRKDRGGLWVFKRMRRKEPSVLDRVISSSQPDLLFSSGPDVAPLGRDGPQLSVSKPTVAQLVQSHHKSSSLGSACLDKLAGSPAEEPAEEPAEEPAEEPAEEPARCGGEEATAAAAGAHLDHPDLPDHPEKKQGIGAAGSSAAVSGMYKLEIELRRGHNLAIRDRGGSSDPYVKFKLAGKEVFRSKTIHKNLNPVWEEKTTLVVDSLSEPLYVKVFDYDFGLQDDFMGSAHLYLESLEQQRMIPVTLVLKDPQHPDQDLGCLELAVNLTPKESPIEERRDSTQQSLRLSELHRKSQLWRGIVSIALIEGRNLIPMDPNGLSDPYAKFRLGPQKYKSKTVPKTLSPQWREQFDLHLYEETGGILEITVWDRDTGRRDDFMGRCQLDLAPLAKEQTHHLELPLEDSRGVVVLLLTLTASAHVSIADLSVTPLDDPQERREILKRYGVLKSFSNLKDVGIVQVKVLRAEGLMAADVTGKSDPFCVLELNNDRLQTHTVYKNLNPEWNKAFTFNVKDVHSILEVTVFDEDRDRSADFLGKVAIPLLHVRNGVQKAYVLKNKELTGPTKGVIYLEVDVIYNTVKAALRTLVPAEQKYIEEEPKVSKQLLQQNFNRVKRCIMVLISYGTYINSCFEWESAQRSIISFVLFVVVVWNFELYMLPLALLLLLVCNFFFSSSRDLADMSMEAMFEWEDDEEDKDEKDSEHKGFMDKLYAIQDVFISVQNALDEVASYGERIKNTGNWTVPFLSWLAIAALCLATLLLYLIPLRYLVLAWGVNKFTKKLRDPYMIDNNELLDFLSRVPSDVQVMQYHELKVEPGQSPSKRRRTNLS